One genomic window of Roseobacter ponti includes the following:
- the rpmB gene encoding 50S ribosomal protein L28: MSRVCELTGKGPMTGNNVSHANNKTRRRFLPNLNDVTLQSEALGRAFKFRISAAALRTVDHRGGLDKFLEKAKDGDLSASALKVKKAIAKSSDTAEVLS; this comes from the coding sequence ATGTCGCGCGTATGCGAACTGACCGGAAAAGGCCCGATGACTGGCAACAATGTCAGCCACGCCAATAACAAAACACGCCGTCGCTTTCTGCCGAACCTGAACGATGTGACCCTGCAGTCCGAAGCACTGGGCCGCGCGTTCAAGTTCCGCATCTCGGCGGCTGCACTGCGCACCGTGGATCACCGTGGCGGTCTGGACAAGTTCCTTGAGAAAGCCAAAGACGGCGATCTTTCGGCCAGCGCGCTGAAGGTCAAAAAGGCGATTGCCAAATCCTCCGACACGG
- the meaB gene encoding methylmalonyl Co-A mutase-associated GTPase MeaB: protein MDIAELARRTAAGERRALARAITLVESARADHRTQAIELMEALPKDREALRIGLSGTPGVGKSTFIESFGMMLTGRALKVAVLAVDPSSTRTGGSILGDKTRMDRLARDPAAFIRPSPSQTHLGGVARRSREAVALCEAAGFDVVLIETVGVGQSETVVAEMSDVFLLLLAPAGGDELQGVKRGIMEIADMIVVNKADGDLKAAAQRTCADYAGALRLLRKRPQDPDGFPRAVMVSALEEHGLDRVWQDLNELTDWRRDNGFWDRTRRAQARYWFHQEVRNAVLAELETPQARAALAGFAEKVASGDMAPGAAASGFLSELGMRRAAK, encoded by the coding sequence ATGGACATCGCGGAACTTGCACGACGCACGGCGGCCGGAGAGCGTCGCGCGCTGGCGCGTGCCATAACGCTTGTCGAGAGCGCACGTGCCGATCACCGCACGCAGGCGATTGAGCTGATGGAGGCGCTGCCCAAAGACCGTGAGGCTTTGCGGATCGGGCTGTCGGGCACGCCGGGCGTGGGCAAATCAACCTTTATCGAGAGCTTCGGGATGATGCTCACGGGCAGGGCGCTGAAAGTCGCGGTACTGGCAGTTGATCCGTCGTCGACCCGCACCGGAGGCTCTATTCTGGGCGACAAAACCCGTATGGACCGCCTCGCGCGCGACCCTGCTGCGTTTATCCGGCCCTCTCCCAGCCAGACACATCTGGGTGGTGTCGCGCGCCGGTCCCGCGAGGCGGTGGCCCTGTGCGAAGCCGCCGGGTTTGACGTGGTGCTGATCGAAACGGTGGGCGTGGGGCAGTCCGAGACCGTTGTGGCGGAAATGTCGGACGTCTTTTTGCTGTTGCTGGCGCCGGCGGGCGGCGATGAGTTGCAGGGCGTCAAACGCGGCATCATGGAAATCGCGGATATGATCGTTGTGAACAAGGCAGACGGTGATCTGAAAGCCGCAGCACAGCGCACCTGTGCCGATTATGCGGGCGCACTCCGGCTCCTGCGCAAACGTCCGCAGGATCCTGACGGGTTTCCCCGCGCGGTAATGGTTTCGGCCCTCGAAGAGCACGGTCTGGACAGGGTATGGCAGGACCTTAACGAACTCACAGACTGGCGCCGCGACAACGGGTTCTGGGACAGAACACGCAGGGCTCAGGCGCGATACTGGTTTCATCAGGAAGTCAGAAATGCAGTCCTGGCAGAGCTTGAAACACCGCAGGCCCGTGCCGCACTGGCCGGTTTCGCCGAAAAGGTCGCGTCTGGTGACATGGCCCCTGGTGCAGCCGCCTCCGGGTTTCTGTCGGAACTGGGTATGCGGCGGGCAGCAAAGTGA
- the hrpB gene encoding ATP-dependent helicase HrpB, protein MPADLPIDVILPDVTRVLSRDRRVVLQAPPGAGKTTRVPLAILTAGITPGRILMLEPRRLAARAAAERLAQTLGEKVGETVGYRMRGASAVSPATRIEVITEGILTRMIQHQPDLPGVGVVIFDEFHERSLNADLGLALCLETAAAFRDDLNLVVMSATLDAQPVAGLLGAEILTSEGRSFDVEQRFLDRPRGKDQRLENATADLVLTALEASPGSALVFLPGEGEIRRTEALLKAHLPAGVTLHPLYGAMKFADQRAAIRPAETGRKVVLATAIAETSLTIEGIRIVVDAGLSRRSEFDPASGLSRLITTRVTRAEATQRAGRAGRMAPGVCYRLWPRGEDGALAAFPPAEIEAGDLTGFALELALWGARAEEMAFVTPPHEGRLREARSVLEMLGALDARGLITGHGRQLSGLPLHPRLAHMVALGGPDAPLLAALLAGRDILRGGSVDLTRRLLAVKNPRDYEREFGTGPDRGALARIRDEAGRLVGKGPARGDQSVGAMAALAYPDRIALRRPGDAPRYILSGGKGAVLPAGDPMAGVNLLVATDLDGDPREAKIRQAAELSMAELRHLFADQIGWESVCQWSRREGKVLARQQERFGALVLDDRAWPEAPAAAVATAMLDGVRQLGFTPAGAAERFIARTQLMHRSDPAFPDFSHEHLTETLEEWLLPHLEGVKTAAGWKRFDPLPALQARLSWEQSQALGRAVPSHFVTPLGRKVPISYDGAQPQIELRLQEVFGVTRHPLVAGTPVRMTLLSPARRPVQVTEDLPGFWATSYADVRKDMRGRYPRHPWPEDPTAADPTLRAKPRGT, encoded by the coding sequence ATGCCCGCCGACCTGCCCATCGATGTGATCCTGCCTGACGTGACACGCGTGCTCTCGCGTGACCGCCGGGTGGTGCTGCAGGCCCCGCCCGGGGCGGGCAAGACAACACGTGTGCCGCTGGCAATTCTGACCGCCGGCATAACACCGGGACGCATTCTGATGCTCGAGCCCCGCAGGCTGGCCGCGCGCGCTGCCGCAGAACGCTTGGCGCAGACCCTGGGCGAAAAGGTCGGCGAGACCGTGGGATACCGCATGCGCGGTGCCTCAGCAGTGTCCCCGGCCACCCGGATTGAAGTGATCACCGAGGGCATTCTGACCCGGATGATCCAGCATCAACCGGACCTGCCCGGCGTCGGGGTCGTGATATTCGACGAATTCCACGAGAGATCGCTTAACGCCGATCTCGGGCTGGCGCTCTGTCTGGAGACTGCTGCAGCCTTTCGCGACGATCTGAACCTAGTGGTCATGTCAGCGACCCTTGATGCGCAGCCTGTCGCAGGCCTTCTGGGCGCGGAAATCCTCACCTCCGAAGGTCGCAGTTTTGATGTGGAACAGCGGTTTCTGGACCGGCCGCGCGGCAAAGATCAGCGGCTGGAGAACGCCACAGCTGATCTGGTCCTTACCGCGCTGGAGGCCTCCCCCGGCAGTGCGCTGGTTTTTCTGCCCGGCGAGGGAGAAATCCGCCGCACTGAGGCCCTGCTGAAAGCGCATCTGCCGGCCGGGGTTACACTGCATCCGCTTTACGGGGCGATGAAATTTGCAGATCAGCGCGCGGCTATCCGACCTGCAGAGACCGGGCGCAAGGTTGTGCTTGCCACGGCCATTGCCGAGACCTCTCTGACCATCGAGGGCATCCGGATCGTGGTGGACGCAGGCCTGTCGCGTCGGTCGGAGTTTGACCCCGCCTCCGGCTTGTCTCGCCTGATCACCACCCGCGTCACCAGGGCCGAGGCGACGCAGCGTGCCGGACGTGCAGGCCGCATGGCGCCGGGCGTGTGCTACAGGCTCTGGCCCCGCGGCGAGGATGGTGCGCTCGCGGCTTTCCCGCCTGCTGAGATCGAAGCGGGCGATCTTACGGGCTTTGCGCTGGAGCTGGCGCTCTGGGGCGCGCGGGCCGAAGAGATGGCTTTTGTGACGCCCCCGCATGAGGGCCGTTTGCGTGAGGCACGCAGCGTTCTGGAGATGCTGGGCGCGCTCGATGCACGCGGGCTGATCACCGGTCACGGACGGCAGCTTTCCGGATTGCCGCTGCATCCGCGTCTTGCACATATGGTGGCGCTCGGTGGGCCGGACGCACCGCTGCTGGCGGCTTTGCTGGCCGGGCGCGACATCCTGCGGGGCGGATCTGTTGATCTTACACGCCGGCTTCTGGCGGTGAAAAATCCCCGCGATTACGAGCGCGAGTTCGGCACTGGTCCGGATCGCGGAGCGCTCGCCCGGATCCGTGATGAGGCAGGACGGCTGGTCGGGAAAGGTCCCGCGCGGGGCGATCAGAGCGTCGGCGCCATGGCGGCTCTGGCCTATCCTGACCGCATCGCGCTGCGTCGTCCGGGCGATGCACCGCGATATATTCTGTCGGGCGGCAAGGGGGCGGTCCTGCCCGCCGGTGACCCGATGGCAGGCGTAAATCTGCTGGTGGCAACCGATCTTGACGGCGACCCGCGGGAGGCAAAAATCCGGCAGGCCGCAGAGCTCAGCATGGCGGAACTCCGGCACCTTTTCGCGGATCAGATCGGCTGGGAAAGCGTCTGTCAGTGGTCGCGCCGCGAAGGCAAAGTGCTGGCCCGGCAACAGGAACGCTTCGGCGCGCTGGTTCTCGATGATCGTGCATGGCCTGAGGCGCCGGCAGCGGCGGTGGCCACTGCGATGCTTGACGGGGTGCGCCAGCTCGGGTTCACGCCTGCCGGTGCCGCTGAGCGGTTCATTGCGCGCACGCAGCTGATGCACCGGTCAGACCCGGCGTTTCCCGATTTCTCTCACGAACACCTGACTGAGACGCTGGAAGAGTGGCTGCTGCCCCACCTGGAGGGGGTAAAAACAGCAGCCGGCTGGAAACGCTTTGATCCCCTGCCCGCCCTGCAGGCACGGCTGAGCTGGGAGCAAAGCCAGGCACTGGGCCGTGCTGTGCCCTCGCATTTTGTAACACCACTGGGGCGCAAAGTCCCGATCAGCTATGACGGTGCCCAGCCGCAGATTGAACTGCGCCTGCAGGAGGTTTTTGGCGTTACCAGGCACCCGCTTGTTGCCGGGACGCCGGTACGCATGACGCTTCTCTCACCCGCGCGCAGACCGGTGCAGGTCACCGAAGACCTGCCCGGGTTCTGGGCGACTTCTTATGCGGATGTGCGCAAGGATATGCGCGGGCGTTATCCCAGGCACCCCTGGCCCGAGGACCCGACAGCGGCCGACCCCACGCTCAGGGCAAAACCACGCGGAACCTGA
- the argF gene encoding ornithine carbamoyltransferase translates to MNHFLDIHLTGQDHLRQIIDTAAQMKSARQGRPRGALDDNQPLKDHMVALIFEKPSTRTRVSFDVGVRQMGGQTMVLSGSDMQLGHGETIADTARVLSRYVDLIMIRTFDEAVLTEMAEFATVPVINGLTDRTHPCQIMADVMTFEEHRGPIRGKKVVWSGDGNNVCSSFLHAAGQFGFDLTFTGPPTLDPEQEFIDLARSKGSKIEIQRDPARAVEGADLVVTDTWVSMHDAQSARERRHNQLRPYRVDERLMAQAKPDALFMHCLPAHRDDEATSEVMDGPNSVIFDEAENRLHAQKAIMRWCLGR, encoded by the coding sequence ATGAACCACTTTCTTGATATTCACCTGACCGGTCAGGACCACCTGCGGCAGATCATCGACACCGCAGCGCAGATGAAATCCGCCCGCCAGGGCCGCCCGCGCGGTGCGCTCGATGACAATCAGCCGCTCAAAGATCACATGGTCGCGCTGATCTTTGAAAAACCATCGACCCGGACGCGCGTTTCCTTTGATGTCGGCGTGCGCCAGATGGGCGGGCAGACGATGGTGCTCTCAGGCTCTGATATGCAGCTCGGCCACGGTGAGACCATCGCAGATACTGCCCGCGTGCTCAGCCGCTATGTCGATCTGATCATGATCCGGACATTTGACGAGGCGGTTCTGACCGAAATGGCAGAGTTTGCCACGGTACCTGTCATCAACGGTCTCACCGACCGCACACATCCCTGCCAGATCATGGCCGATGTCATGACCTTTGAAGAACACCGCGGCCCGATCCGCGGCAAGAAGGTCGTCTGGTCCGGGGACGGCAACAATGTATGCTCATCCTTTCTGCACGCGGCGGGGCAGTTCGGCTTCGATCTGACGTTCACCGGCCCTCCGACGCTGGATCCGGAGCAGGAATTCATCGACCTGGCGCGCTCGAAGGGCTCAAAAATCGAGATCCAACGGGATCCGGCGCGCGCGGTCGAAGGGGCGGATCTCGTGGTCACAGACACCTGGGTGTCGATGCACGATGCGCAATCCGCGCGGGAACGGCGGCACAACCAGCTTCGCCCCTACCGGGTGGACGAACGGCTGATGGCGCAGGCGAAGCCGGATGCGTTGTTCATGCACTGCCTGCCCGCTCACCGCGATGACGAGGCGACATCCGAAGTGATGGACGGCCCGAATTCGGTGATCTTCGATGAGGCGGAAAACCGTCTTCATGCGCAAAAGGCGATCATGCGCTGGTGTCTGGGGCGGTAA
- a CDS encoding aspartate aminotransferase family protein has protein sequence MIPTLLPTYARAPMTFVKGEGSWLTEADGRRFLDLGAGIAVNALGHAHPALVQALTDQAGALWHTSNLYRIPQQQALADKLTEHTFADTVFFTNSGTEACELAVKMARKYWYDKGHPEKTGIITFSGSFHGRSSAGIAAAGSEKMTKGFGPLLPGFVHLEFGDHDALTAAVDDTIAAILIEPVQGEGGIRPVPDQCLKGLRDLCDEHGILLIFDEVQCGVARTGRLFAHEWSGITPDIMMVAKGIGGGFPLGAVLATEEAASGMTLGTHGSTYGGNPLGCAVGCAVMDHVTDPDFLAEVNRKAALMRQKLEGLIAAHPDVFDSVRGSGLMLGIKCRATNADVVKAGYDELVLTVPAADNVIRLLPPLTITDAEIDDAMSRLDAAASAVAAA, from the coding sequence ATGATCCCGACCCTGCTGCCCACCTATGCCCGCGCGCCGATGACGTTTGTCAAAGGCGAAGGTTCCTGGCTGACAGAAGCGGACGGACGACGTTTCCTTGATCTCGGTGCCGGCATTGCGGTGAACGCGCTGGGCCATGCGCACCCCGCACTGGTGCAGGCGCTCACCGATCAGGCCGGCGCGCTCTGGCACACCTCCAACCTTTACAGAATCCCCCAGCAGCAGGCGCTGGCGGACAAGCTAACCGAACACACCTTCGCGGACACGGTGTTCTTTACTAACTCCGGCACCGAGGCCTGTGAGCTTGCCGTGAAAATGGCGCGCAAATACTGGTATGATAAAGGTCACCCCGAAAAGACCGGGATCATTACCTTCTCAGGTTCATTTCACGGGCGCTCCTCTGCGGGGATCGCCGCTGCCGGGTCCGAGAAAATGACCAAAGGTTTCGGCCCGCTGCTGCCCGGCTTCGTGCATCTGGAATTCGGCGATCATGACGCCCTGACAGCGGCTGTTGATGACACCATTGCCGCCATCCTGATCGAACCGGTACAGGGCGAGGGTGGCATCCGCCCGGTGCCGGATCAGTGCCTGAAGGGCCTGCGCGACCTTTGCGACGAGCACGGGATCCTGCTGATCTTTGACGAAGTGCAGTGCGGTGTGGCCCGGACAGGCCGTCTTTTCGCCCATGAATGGTCCGGGATCACACCTGATATCATGATGGTCGCCAAAGGTATCGGCGGTGGCTTTCCTCTGGGCGCGGTTCTGGCCACTGAAGAGGCCGCCAGCGGCATGACGCTGGGCACCCATGGCTCGACCTATGGCGGCAACCCGCTCGGCTGCGCTGTGGGCTGTGCCGTGATGGACCATGTCACCGACCCTGATTTTCTCGCTGAGGTAAACCGCAAAGCGGCTCTCATGCGCCAGAAACTTGAGGGTCTGATCGCCGCACATCCGGATGTTTTTGACAGTGTGCGGGGCAGCGGGCTGATGCTCGGTATCAAATGTCGTGCCACCAATGCGGACGTGGTGAAGGCCGGATATGACGAGCTTGTTCTGACCGTCCCGGCAGCGGATAACGTCATACGCCTGCTACCGCCCCTCACGATCACTGACGCGGAAATCGACGATGCCATGAGCCGGCTTGATGCTGCCGCATCGGCCGTCGCCGCCGCCTGA
- a CDS encoding DMT family transporter produces MFTPRAENPRIAVLLMLIATAFIAATMLFAKVLGSDAAGPALHPLQITHGRFVFAFAVLAAAAGVLRPTLTRPGWWLHIARTTCGWAGVTLMFASVAYIPLADATAITFLNPVFGMMLAIPLLGEKVGRIRWSAAAMALAGAVILLRPTPESFQAASLLALAAAAVMGLELIFIKKLSGREPAFQVLLTNNFLGLILACAAVVFVWQAPTGLQWLLLGGLGLCMAAAQACFVNAMARADASFVAPFSYGTLIFATLYDVAFYNQIPDMVTWLGAGIILTGGIILAVREARARTAAVQSAPPVVQRL; encoded by the coding sequence ATGTTCACACCCCGCGCCGAAAACCCGCGCATCGCCGTTTTGCTGATGCTCATCGCCACGGCGTTCATTGCGGCGACGATGCTTTTTGCCAAGGTCCTTGGCAGCGATGCGGCAGGGCCCGCGCTGCATCCGTTGCAGATCACCCACGGGCGCTTTGTTTTTGCCTTTGCGGTGCTGGCGGCGGCGGCAGGTGTGCTGCGCCCGACGCTCACGCGACCAGGCTGGTGGCTGCACATTGCACGCACAACATGCGGGTGGGCGGGGGTGACGCTGATGTTTGCCTCTGTTGCCTATATTCCACTCGCCGATGCCACCGCCATCACCTTTCTCAATCCGGTATTCGGGATGATGCTGGCCATTCCGCTCCTGGGCGAAAAGGTCGGGCGCATCCGCTGGTCTGCTGCTGCTATGGCGCTCGCCGGCGCAGTCATTCTGCTGCGCCCCACGCCGGAGAGCTTTCAGGCGGCAAGCCTGCTGGCGCTGGCAGCGGCGGCTGTGATGGGTCTGGAGCTCATATTCATCAAAAAGCTCTCGGGGCGGGAGCCGGCCTTTCAGGTGCTGCTGACCAACAACTTTCTGGGACTGATCCTCGCCTGCGCCGCTGTGGTCTTCGTATGGCAGGCGCCCACCGGCCTGCAATGGCTGCTGCTGGGCGGTCTTGGGCTCTGCATGGCGGCGGCACAGGCCTGTTTTGTAAACGCTATGGCACGCGCGGACGCCAGCTTTGTGGCGCCCTTCAGCTATGGCACGCTGATATTCGCGACGCTTTATGATGTCGCCTTTTACAACCAGATCCCCGATATGGTCACATGGCTGGGCGCCGGCATCATTCTGACCGGTGGTATTATCCTGGCCGTGCGTGAAGCGCGTGCCCGTACGGCAGCCGTGCAATCAGCGCCACCTGTCGTTCAGCGCTTGTAA
- a CDS encoding GcrA family cell cycle regulator encodes MSWTDERVEMLKKMWGEGQSASQIAKELGGVTRNAVIGKVHRLGLSNRATAASKPEAKAKAAPKAEARPKAATKPAEPAARAEAEPAAPKPIPARKQIIPAGQPLPPQPSANEISPEALAKVSEIEKKAKKLSLMELTERTCKWPVGDPATENFWFCGLPVQQGKPYCEAHVGVAFQPMSSRRDRRR; translated from the coding sequence ATGTCCTGGACCGACGAACGCGTTGAAATGCTCAAAAAGATGTGGGGCGAAGGTCAGTCGGCCAGCCAGATCGCAAAAGAGCTCGGCGGGGTGACCCGCAACGCCGTGATCGGCAAAGTGCATCGCCTGGGGCTCTCCAACCGCGCGACCGCAGCATCGAAACCCGAGGCCAAGGCAAAGGCGGCCCCCAAGGCCGAAGCCCGGCCAAAAGCCGCGACAAAACCGGCAGAACCGGCAGCCCGGGCCGAAGCAGAACCGGCTGCGCCCAAGCCGATCCCCGCACGCAAGCAGATTATCCCGGCAGGACAGCCGCTGCCGCCGCAGCCCTCGGCCAACGAAATCAGCCCTGAAGCGCTGGCCAAGGTCTCCGAGATTGAGAAAAAGGCCAAAAAGCTCTCATTGATGGAACTGACCGAGCGGACCTGCAAATGGCCGGTAGGCGATCCCGCGACAGAGAACTTCTGGTTCTGCGGGTTGCCGGTGCAGCAGGGCAAACCCTATTGCGAAGCACATGTGGGCGTGGCGTTCCAGCCGATGTCCTCGCGTCGTGACCGTCGCCGCTGA